The following proteins are encoded in a genomic region of Haloarcula marina:
- a CDS encoding DUF5805 domain-containing protein gives MAGDDGADETVSIRTYVPRYQKERWQEHADELGMSQSEFIRTMVQAGRKGFEPPESAATPERVNEPNREEPDSSAVTPGVDGLKRRVEQVLADGNHYDWDELLAALTDDIEERLDETMQELQSAGRVRYSGRHGGYVLAE, from the coding sequence ATGGCCGGAGACGACGGGGCGGACGAGACTGTCTCGATTCGAACGTACGTCCCCCGCTACCAGAAAGAGCGGTGGCAGGAACACGCCGACGAACTTGGCATGAGTCAAAGCGAATTTATCCGAACGATGGTGCAAGCGGGCCGCAAGGGCTTCGAGCCACCCGAATCGGCTGCAACGCCGGAGCGGGTGAACGAACCGAACCGAGAGGAACCCGATTCTTCGGCCGTAACCCCAGGGGTCGACGGGCTGAAGAGGCGGGTCGAGCAAGTCCTCGCCGACGGGAATCACTACGACTGGGACGAACTCCTCGCAGCACTGACTGACGACATCGAGGAACGTCTCGACGAGACGATGCAGGAACTCCAGTCTGCCGGTCGGGTTCGATACAGCGGTCGCCACGGGGGGTACGTGTTGGCGGAATGA
- a CDS encoding DUF7552 domain-containing protein — MTTRPESTAVDRPEIGPTLVEIRESIEQFASDDGRYYVVCGRTGERPVPVAGRRFESRATARAALEATEQYRCALRRYDPRTPRYDLIVCEAYPPFRKFPATGTRPSIRR; from the coding sequence ATGACGACCCGTCCGGAATCGACCGCTGTCGACCGACCAGAGATTGGACCGACACTCGTCGAGATTCGAGAATCCATCGAACAGTTTGCGAGCGACGACGGCCGATACTACGTCGTTTGCGGGCGGACCGGCGAGCGACCGGTCCCCGTTGCCGGACGACGCTTCGAAAGCCGAGCGACCGCTCGCGCGGCCCTCGAAGCGACAGAACAGTACCGGTGCGCGCTCCGGCGGTACGACCCGCGAACGCCCCGCTACGACCTCATCGTCTGCGAGGCGTACCCGCCGTTTCGGAAATTCCCTGCCACCGGCACGAGGCCGTCGATACGGCGATAA
- a CDS encoding ABC transporter substrate-binding protein, which yields MATDRKGEAEPTRREYLKYGGAVVAGGLLAGCTDGSGSETTPDSGASSTDTETATDPSTTVSISPVGDVTFDAAPEDVFTVFPQYADMAVALGRGDAVNSVYVPEMSGTTLNHYTHHLDGVSFDWEGLYDPLSGGLSKEKLYALDSDVHLADPAWAPTQTNWDETDVTEIAEQVAPWFGNFYSGTRASPPEGYDDYEYYTLWDLFGKVAQVFDEQARYEALADVHADLVSTIQSDLPPKSERPTVVRATLAADGSQFYSYHLNKPGYWLADTRPLGANDAFAEEDWSGLWGTVDYEAMLEADPDVFLHLWGMTPSYSMTETRKRLEDHEVGSQLSAVQNDRVVPAGMRYQGPIMNLFQIEMGAKQLYPDLFGEWPRYEDGEHYPDIPADEQLFDRQRVANIVGGEV from the coding sequence ATGGCAACCGACAGGAAAGGCGAAGCCGAACCGACGCGGCGGGAGTACCTGAAGTACGGCGGTGCGGTCGTCGCTGGCGGCCTCTTAGCTGGCTGTACCGACGGCAGTGGTTCTGAGACGACCCCAGACAGCGGTGCGTCGTCGACTGACACCGAGACGGCGACCGACCCGAGCACTACCGTGAGCATATCACCGGTCGGCGACGTGACGTTCGACGCCGCGCCGGAGGACGTGTTCACCGTCTTCCCGCAGTACGCGGACATGGCGGTAGCGCTGGGCCGCGGCGACGCCGTGAACTCCGTCTACGTCCCCGAGATGTCGGGGACGACGTTGAACCACTACACGCACCATCTAGACGGCGTCTCCTTCGACTGGGAGGGGCTGTACGACCCGCTGAGCGGTGGCCTTTCGAAGGAGAAACTGTACGCGCTCGACAGCGACGTCCACCTCGCCGACCCCGCGTGGGCGCCGACGCAGACCAACTGGGACGAGACTGATGTGACCGAAATCGCCGAACAGGTCGCGCCCTGGTTCGGGAACTTCTACAGCGGTACGCGGGCGTCACCGCCCGAGGGATACGACGACTACGAGTACTACACGCTCTGGGACCTGTTCGGGAAAGTCGCACAAGTGTTCGACGAACAGGCTCGCTACGAGGCGCTGGCCGATGTCCACGCGGACCTCGTCTCGACCATCCAGTCCGACTTGCCGCCGAAGTCCGAGCGACCGACGGTCGTCCGGGCGACCCTCGCGGCCGACGGCAGTCAGTTCTACAGTTACCACCTCAACAAACCGGGCTACTGGCTGGCCGACACGCGACCGCTGGGCGCGAACGACGCCTTCGCCGAGGAGGACTGGAGCGGCCTGTGGGGGACTGTCGACTACGAGGCGATGCTCGAAGCCGATCCCGACGTGTTCCTCCACCTCTGGGGGATGACCCCGAGTTACAGCATGACCGAGACGCGAAAGCGCCTCGAAGACCACGAGGTCGGGAGTCAACTCAGCGCGGTGCAAAACGACCGCGTGGTCCCCGCCGGGATGCGCTATCAGGGCCCGATAATGAACCTCTTCCAGATAGAGATGGGCGCAAAACAGCTCTACCCGGACCTGTTCGGCGAGTGGCCGCGCTACGAGGACGGCGAGCACTACCCGGACATCCCCGCGGACGAGCAGTTGTTCGACCGACAGCGCGTCGCGAACATCGTCGGGGGAGAGGTATGA
- a CDS encoding ABC transporter ATP-binding protein, whose translation MHESGHVRDISDGRDERSGDEATETNGTVTEARSSELVGEALEIGYPTTDEPVVECEKVLLPAGEVTALVGPNGSGKSTLLKAMANQHAPDSGRVLLDGERVQSVDAKTLATKLGLLSQENQSPESISVEDLVFHGRYPHRGFFETVTDDDREAVDRAIELAGVGHLREKEMANLSGGQKQLAWIAMVLAQDTDVLLLDEPTTYLDLHHQLRVMEVVRTLNEEAGVTVGIVLHDIGQAARFADNVVAMQDGEPYDWGPPKEVVTEQLLADVFNVDASVDSESPTGPHVAPHGALSE comes from the coding sequence ATGCACGAAAGCGGACACGTTCGCGATATCAGCGACGGCCGGGACGAGCGGTCGGGTGACGAAGCGACCGAGACGAACGGGACAGTTACCGAAGCACGGTCCAGCGAACTCGTCGGCGAGGCCCTCGAAATCGGCTATCCGACGACCGACGAACCGGTCGTCGAGTGCGAGAAAGTCCTCCTCCCGGCAGGCGAGGTGACGGCCCTCGTCGGCCCGAACGGCAGCGGGAAGAGCACGCTCCTGAAAGCGATGGCGAACCAGCACGCGCCCGATTCGGGCCGGGTTCTGTTGGACGGCGAGCGGGTGCAATCGGTCGATGCGAAGACACTCGCTACCAAACTGGGGCTGCTGTCTCAGGAGAATCAGTCGCCGGAGAGCATCAGTGTCGAGGACCTCGTCTTCCACGGCCGCTATCCGCACCGCGGCTTCTTCGAGACGGTCACCGACGACGACCGAGAAGCGGTCGACCGAGCCATCGAACTGGCTGGCGTGGGGCACCTGCGCGAGAAAGAGATGGCGAACCTGAGCGGCGGACAGAAGCAACTCGCGTGGATTGCCATGGTGCTCGCTCAAGACACCGACGTGCTCCTGTTGGACGAACCGACGACGTATCTGGACTTGCACCACCAACTGCGCGTCATGGAAGTCGTCCGGACCCTCAACGAGGAAGCGGGCGTCACCGTCGGTATCGTCCTCCACGACATCGGGCAGGCCGCGCGGTTCGCCGACAACGTCGTCGCCATGCAGGACGGCGAACCCTACGACTGGGGACCGCCGAAAGAGGTCGTGACCGAGCAACTGCTCGCCGACGTGTTCAACGTCGACGCGAGCGTCGACAGCGAGAGTCCGACCGGCCCCCACGTCGCCCCGCACGGCGCGCTCTCCGAGTGA
- a CDS encoding FecCD family ABC transporter permease: protein MATTTGSTSDSQQAGWFDWVDGPLVTLCAGSLVIVVLGGLVQVSFGTFSMTLAEAWQAVLDPGVLLNLEAWGAFLFGTDLPEMSKQSLIVWNIRLPRVFVAVLVGMNLAVSGSIFQAVTRNELASPFILGVSSGAGLMILLTLVVFSGLSTFLPLIAALGGAVAFLVVYAIAWKNGTSPVRLVLAGVIVGTVFSSLQTALFFFADDIGVVQSAIAWTTGSLTGTDWEQVRMALPWSVVAMVLALLGSRQLNVLLLGESTAKSLGMSVEKVRFALSGVAVLAAAASIAVAGIVGFVGLIVPHMVRNIVGSEYKQLVVGCLFAGPALMVAADVGARLGMSVVVGSAAQVPVGIVTGLIGGPYFLFLMRKQDAMGGI from the coding sequence GTGGCGACGACCACCGGTTCGACGTCCGACTCTCAGCAAGCGGGCTGGTTCGACTGGGTCGACGGTCCGCTAGTGACCCTCTGTGCCGGGAGCCTCGTCATCGTCGTCCTCGGCGGCCTCGTGCAGGTGAGTTTCGGGACGTTCTCGATGACGCTCGCGGAGGCGTGGCAGGCGGTTCTGGACCCCGGCGTCCTCCTGAACCTCGAGGCGTGGGGGGCCTTCCTGTTCGGGACGGACCTGCCGGAGATGAGCAAGCAGAGCCTCATCGTCTGGAACATCCGGCTTCCGCGGGTGTTCGTCGCCGTCCTCGTCGGGATGAACCTCGCAGTCTCGGGGTCGATTTTTCAGGCGGTCACCCGGAACGAACTGGCGAGTCCGTTCATCCTCGGCGTCTCCTCGGGGGCGGGACTGATGATTCTGCTCACGCTGGTCGTCTTCTCTGGGCTGTCGACGTTCCTGCCGCTCATCGCCGCACTCGGCGGCGCAGTCGCGTTCCTCGTCGTCTACGCAATCGCGTGGAAGAACGGCACGTCACCGGTCCGTCTCGTCTTGGCGGGCGTCATCGTCGGCACCGTCTTCAGCAGCCTCCAGACGGCGCTGTTCTTCTTCGCCGACGACATCGGCGTCGTCCAGTCCGCTATCGCGTGGACGACGGGGTCGCTGACCGGGACCGACTGGGAGCAGGTGCGCATGGCGCTCCCGTGGAGCGTCGTCGCGATGGTGCTGGCCCTGCTCGGGTCCCGGCAACTGAACGTTCTCTTACTCGGCGAGAGCACGGCCAAATCTCTCGGGATGAGCGTCGAGAAGGTCCGGTTCGCGCTCTCCGGAGTCGCGGTGCTGGCGGCGGCCGCGAGCATCGCCGTCGCGGGAATCGTCGGCTTCGTCGGCCTCATCGTCCCGCACATGGTCCGCAACATCGTCGGCAGCGAGTACAAGCAACTCGTCGTCGGCTGTCTGTTCGCTGGCCCGGCGCTGATGGTCGCCGCCGACGTGGGCGCACGCCTCGGCATGAGCGTCGTCGTCGGGTCCGCCGCGCAGGTCCCAGTCGGTATCGTGACCGGCCTCATCGGCGGTCCGTACTTCCTCTTCCTGATGCGCAAGCAGGACGCGATGGGGGGCATCTGA
- a CDS encoding DUF7552 domain-containing protein, which translates to MTDAVDRNTSSGSDRPNACVSDIVSTVRDRISTLADPDGGFVVACRESGLRPEPVRDVRFGRYDDAETAARLAARYRAAIRRVDPALATYDFVVSEASDETVEIARVREWTEGRRENGLPQSRQTVTVAGNGSDEWLRVENGAVVHFTGPDSLLDDEFVTRQLDSKLTENA; encoded by the coding sequence GTGACAGACGCCGTGGACCGGAACACTTCCAGTGGGTCGGACCGCCCGAACGCCTGCGTGAGCGACATCGTCTCGACGGTTCGCGACCGCATCTCGACCCTCGCCGACCCGGACGGGGGCTTCGTCGTCGCCTGTCGCGAGTCCGGACTCCGGCCGGAACCGGTCCGTGACGTGCGGTTTGGCCGGTACGACGACGCGGAGACGGCCGCTCGATTGGCGGCCCGCTACCGCGCGGCGATACGACGCGTCGACCCCGCGCTGGCGACGTACGACTTCGTTGTCTCCGAAGCGAGCGACGAGACGGTCGAAATCGCCCGCGTCCGCGAATGGACCGAGGGACGGCGCGAGAACGGGCTTCCGCAGTCGCGACAGACCGTAACCGTCGCTGGCAACGGGAGCGACGAGTGGCTCCGTGTCGAGAACGGGGCGGTCGTCCACTTCACCGGCCCCGACTCCCTGTTGGACGACGAGTTCGTCACGCGACAACTGGACTCGAAGCTCACGGAGAACGCATGA
- a CDS encoding ABC transporter substrate-binding protein, which produces MVHAVPRTEAPTRRDYITAGGAVVAGGLLAGCSTGIGSDPQSTSTEATATQERSYSVEMAPVGEVEFDGVPETWVANNGSWADMGVALGLEPPKGVWLTSRYHTQYYDEVPGVSVDKSEMVSLYQDGVSKELFFELDGDVHVIDPNFLMNRFKGWDQSDVDEIVENVGPFFGNCIYAQHFPWHEDYRYYNLYEGFEKLAQVFQRTDRYEAFEALHDDFRSNLAPVVPGQTDRPAVAVLWGVGDEPEESYPYIVGEGTGFKHLRDLGVRDALAETNIQDFHGSRAAIDLETVLDVDPEVLMLRGYEAMTREEFQDTVVDFLRNHETASALTAVENGDVYRAGGLYQGPITNLVLTERTAGQLYDVDEELFDRQRVADIVNGEF; this is translated from the coding sequence ATGGTTCACGCTGTCCCACGTACGGAGGCCCCGACACGTCGAGACTACATTACGGCTGGCGGCGCGGTGGTCGCAGGCGGCTTGCTCGCCGGGTGTTCGACCGGAATCGGGTCCGACCCCCAGTCGACCAGCACCGAGGCGACTGCCACACAGGAGCGTTCCTACTCGGTCGAGATGGCCCCCGTCGGCGAAGTAGAGTTCGACGGCGTCCCCGAGACGTGGGTCGCCAACAACGGGAGCTGGGCCGACATGGGCGTCGCCCTCGGTCTCGAACCGCCGAAGGGAGTCTGGCTGACGAGTCGGTATCACACCCAGTACTACGACGAAGTCCCCGGCGTCTCCGTCGACAAGAGCGAGATGGTGTCGCTGTATCAGGACGGGGTCAGCAAGGAACTGTTCTTCGAACTCGACGGCGACGTACACGTCATCGACCCCAACTTCCTGATGAACCGGTTCAAGGGGTGGGACCAGTCTGATGTCGACGAAATCGTCGAGAACGTCGGCCCATTCTTCGGCAACTGCATCTACGCCCAGCACTTTCCGTGGCACGAGGACTACCGCTACTACAACCTCTACGAGGGCTTCGAGAAACTCGCGCAGGTGTTCCAGCGGACCGACCGATACGAGGCGTTCGAAGCACTCCACGACGACTTCCGCTCGAACCTCGCGCCCGTCGTCCCCGGACAGACCGACCGACCCGCCGTCGCCGTCCTCTGGGGCGTCGGCGACGAACCCGAGGAGTCCTACCCGTACATCGTCGGCGAGGGCACCGGCTTCAAGCATCTGCGTGACCTCGGCGTGCGGGACGCGCTCGCCGAGACGAATATTCAGGACTTCCACGGGAGTCGCGCGGCCATAGACCTCGAAACCGTCCTCGACGTGGACCCCGAAGTCCTCATGCTCCGCGGTTACGAGGCGATGACCCGCGAAGAGTTCCAGGACACCGTCGTCGACTTCCTCCGAAACCACGAGACAGCGAGCGCGCTCACCGCCGTCGAGAACGGCGACGTGTACCGCGCGGGTGGGCTGTATCAAGGCCCCATCACGAACCTCGTGCTGACCGAGCGAACTGCGGGCCAACTCTACGACGTTGACGAGGAACTGTTCGACCGCCAGCGCGTCGCGGACATCGTCAACGGGGAGTTCTGA
- a CDS encoding tRNA uridine(34) 5-carboxymethylaminomethyl modification radical SAM/GNAT enzyme Elp3: MSTEQTDPTETEAFQKVCAELVDRILAGEVERDDVESAKIDVCREFSAPKVPQNSELLDYAPQEHREVLEEVLQRKPVRTASGVSPIAIMTSPERCPHGKCLYCPGGPDSEFSSAQSYTGHEPAAARGEQNDYDPYGQVTLRLNQLREIGHPVDKAELIIMGGTMTARSHDYQEWFVKRALEAMNDFDVDADPSPAEGVSFAEASEDYEFRYLEDVIAENETADVRNVATTFETKPDWCDPEQIDRMLDLGGTKVEVGVQTTFERINREMHRGHGVQASIDANRRLRDSAFKVGFHMMPGQPGMSKEMCLEDFRRIFSESRWKPDYLKIYPTLVVPGTVTYDWWQKNDFDPLDNQEAAELVAEIKDMIPRYTRLQRVQRDIPADFIEGGVWKSNLRQLAWQEMEKHDWSCDCIRCREAGHSENEAENVKLDVLTYEACGGTEHFISFEDFEKDVLVGFCRLRFPDDPVRRELQDAALVRELHVYGNAVGVGQAGGDEDHQHKGYGKRLLRTAEELARDAGFSKIAVISGIGVREYYREKLDYVQDGPYVSKQLQ; encoded by the coding sequence ATGAGCACGGAGCAGACGGACCCGACGGAGACGGAGGCCTTCCAGAAAGTGTGTGCGGAGTTGGTCGACCGCATCCTCGCTGGCGAGGTGGAACGCGACGACGTGGAGTCCGCGAAGATAGACGTCTGTCGGGAGTTCTCGGCCCCGAAGGTCCCCCAGAACTCCGAACTGCTCGACTACGCCCCACAGGAACACCGCGAAGTGCTGGAGGAAGTCCTCCAGCGAAAGCCCGTCCGGACGGCGTCTGGTGTCTCGCCCATCGCCATCATGACCTCGCCCGAGCGGTGTCCCCACGGGAAGTGTCTGTACTGCCCGGGCGGCCCCGACTCCGAGTTCTCGTCGGCACAGTCCTACACCGGCCACGAACCCGCCGCCGCCCGCGGCGAGCAGAACGACTACGACCCCTACGGACAGGTTACGCTCCGCCTGAACCAACTCCGGGAAATCGGCCACCCCGTCGACAAGGCCGAACTCATCATCATGGGCGGGACGATGACCGCCCGGAGCCACGACTATCAGGAGTGGTTCGTCAAGCGGGCCTTGGAGGCGATGAACGACTTCGACGTCGACGCCGACCCCTCGCCCGCAGAGGGCGTCAGTTTCGCCGAGGCCAGCGAGGACTACGAGTTCCGCTATCTGGAGGACGTCATCGCCGAGAACGAGACGGCCGACGTGCGCAACGTCGCGACGACGTTCGAGACCAAACCCGACTGGTGCGACCCGGAGCAAATCGACCGGATGCTGGACCTGGGCGGCACGAAAGTCGAAGTCGGCGTCCAGACCACCTTCGAGCGCATCAATCGCGAGATGCATCGCGGCCACGGCGTGCAGGCGAGCATCGACGCCAACCGCCGCCTGCGGGACTCGGCGTTCAAGGTCGGCTTCCACATGATGCCCGGCCAACCCGGGATGTCCAAGGAGATGTGCTTAGAGGACTTCCGTCGCATCTTCTCGGAGTCGCGCTGGAAGCCCGACTACCTCAAAATCTACCCGACGCTCGTCGTCCCGGGGACAGTCACCTACGACTGGTGGCAGAAGAACGACTTCGACCCGCTGGACAATCAGGAGGCGGCGGAACTCGTCGCCGAAATCAAAGACATGATTCCCCGCTACACGCGGCTTCAGCGCGTCCAGCGGGACATCCCCGCGGACTTCATCGAGGGCGGCGTGTGGAAGTCGAACCTCCGGCAGTTGGCGTGGCAGGAGATGGAGAAACACGACTGGTCCTGCGACTGCATCCGCTGTCGGGAGGCGGGCCACAGCGAGAACGAGGCCGAGAACGTCAAACTCGACGTGCTGACCTACGAGGCCTGCGGCGGCACGGAGCACTTCATCTCGTTCGAGGACTTCGAGAAGGACGTGCTCGTGGGCTTTTGCCGCCTGCGGTTCCCCGACGACCCGGTCCGGCGCGAACTGCAGGACGCCGCGCTGGTACGCGAACTCCACGTCTACGGCAACGCCGTCGGCGTCGGGCAAGCGGGCGGCGACGAGGACCACCAACACAAGGGCTACGGGAAGCGCCTGCTCCGAACGGCCGAGGAGTTGGCCCGCGACGCCGGATTCTCGAAAATCGCGGTCATCTCGGGCATCGGCGTTCGGGAGTACTATCGCGAGAAACTCGACTACGTGCAGGACGGGCCGTACGTGTCGAAGCAGTTGCAGTGA
- a CDS encoding NAD(P)/FAD-dependent oxidoreductase, protein MVRLFFEALLPSCMADIVIVGGGPAGLSAALYAAKNDLDTVLFDTDESWMHKAHLFNYPAIRSISGDEFLAVTRGQASDRGAALRDEEVTDVAQTDEGFVVTTADGEYTASYVVLATGGDRSLAEGLGCAFTDEEVVDVDLDMETSVENVYATGAMGRAEKWQAVIASGDGAAAVLDILSKEKGEYYHDFDMPSDVPEL, encoded by the coding sequence ATGGTAAGACTCTTTTTCGAGGCTCTGCTTCCGTCGTGTATGGCAGATATAGTAATCGTCGGCGGCGGTCCCGCGGGACTGAGCGCCGCGCTGTACGCGGCGAAGAACGACCTCGACACGGTACTGTTCGATACGGACGAGTCGTGGATGCACAAGGCGCACCTGTTCAACTATCCCGCGATTCGGTCCATAAGCGGTGACGAGTTCCTCGCAGTCACCCGCGGGCAGGCGAGCGACCGCGGGGCGGCGCTACGCGACGAGGAAGTCACCGACGTGGCGCAGACAGACGAGGGTTTCGTCGTGACCACAGCGGACGGCGAGTACACCGCGTCGTACGTCGTCCTCGCCACGGGCGGCGACCGAAGCCTCGCCGAGGGACTCGGCTGTGCGTTCACCGACGAGGAGGTGGTCGACGTGGACCTCGACATGGAGACGAGCGTCGAGAACGTCTACGCTACCGGCGCGATGGGTCGCGCGGAGAAGTGGCAGGCGGTCATCGCCTCGGGCGACGGCGCGGCCGCCGTTCTCGACATCCTCTCGAAGGAGAAAGGCGAGTACTACCACGACTTCGACATGCCGTCGGACGTGCCCGAACTCTAA
- a CDS encoding pirin family protein has protein sequence MSEKEQVSTRPISGEIVRHGTGVRSNRAFPTSAYPHNLDPFVLFERFYIDPDQGFPMHPHRGFEIVSYMLDGGMVHEDSLGISNTATENDVMRITTGSGIRHSEFPADGEACSGLQLWVNLPRSQKDADPDYVDASAAELPTETRDGATVTTVVGSGSPVDLRTPMEYLDVTVDETWTWSLPDGWPGFLYGVAGSGTVDGYRFTEGDVVPVTTASALEVQSEATLRAVAVAGRPHEEPIDQRGPFVL, from the coding sequence ATGAGCGAGAAGGAGCAGGTGTCGACCAGACCGATTTCGGGCGAGATAGTCCGACACGGGACAGGCGTGCGGTCGAACCGCGCGTTCCCGACGAGCGCGTATCCGCACAATCTGGACCCGTTCGTGCTGTTCGAGCGCTTCTACATCGACCCCGACCAGGGGTTTCCGATGCACCCCCACCGCGGGTTCGAAATCGTCTCGTACATGCTCGACGGCGGGATGGTACACGAGGACTCGCTGGGCATCTCGAACACCGCCACCGAGAACGACGTGATGCGCATCACGACGGGAAGCGGTATCCGCCACTCGGAGTTCCCCGCGGACGGCGAGGCCTGTTCGGGTCTGCAACTCTGGGTGAATCTTCCGCGGTCGCAGAAGGACGCCGACCCCGACTATGTGGACGCGAGCGCCGCCGAACTCCCGACCGAGACGAGGGACGGTGCGACGGTCACGACCGTCGTGGGGTCGGGGTCGCCCGTCGACCTCCGGACGCCGATGGAGTACCTGGACGTGACAGTCGACGAGACGTGGACGTGGTCGCTTCCCGACGGGTGGCCGGGCTTTCTCTACGGCGTCGCCGGGTCTGGGACCGTCGACGGCTATCGATTTACCGAGGGCGACGTAGTACCGGTGACCACCGCGTCTGCCCTGGAGGTGCAGAGCGAGGCGACCCTCCGCGCTGTCGCCGTCGCCGGTCGTCCCCACGAGGAACCCATCGACCAGCGCGGCCCGTTCGTGCTGTAA